CTAGGAggttaaatgcaaaaaaattgTTCAAcgcaacaacagaaaaaaatctTTGAACACACCTGTAGTATGTGCTGCCTACAAAGAACAGAGTCTTGCCGGATTCTGCGTCATAAAGGGCAGCATCAATTTTCCTCACACGTCTGGGGAAACCAAACGTAGTTAGCCTTTTAGGATAGCCACGTACAAGATCATAGCCACTGAAGGCCCACACTTTATGACCTACAggcagaaaaaaacccagaaaaatcACACAGTTGGTTCATTTTGAAACACTTTTAGATTGGAGCTGTGGACACGttatgaaaacacaaacctttaAAGAGAAAGACTTTGTCTGAGTGTCGGCTTTCATAAGCAGCGTTGACTTTAGAGGGGGCATCAGGCCAGAAGTTTGTGATGAGACTCTGCTGAGGTGTGCTGCTCTGAGGGTAGCTCCTCCAGAAGAAGCtgagaacacaaaaacataaatgagtAAGTAATTCAGCTCtagaaaacaaagataaattGACTGGAATGGACTTCAGgtttcatacagtatatttgagcATTCTGCAGGATGTCTGACCTGTCCTTGAAGAAAAGCATCTCTCCTCGCAGGGTTGTGACAGCATCCAAGACCATGGTTGAATCACAGGCATCAGGAGTGGTGGGGGGCAGAGGTTCCTCTACAGAGGGATCTTTATCAGTGTTTGGACCTGGAGGACAAACAAAATGAGTCACCAAGTATTGAGACATCCCTGTATCACATTGCAATAAAGCCCAAACAGTTGAGAAGCAATCCACAATTATTGTGCAAGAGATTGCCAGCCAGTTAGTACTAACCATAGATAGACTGGATGCCATTGACATCATCCCGGGGCAGGACGAATCTTTCAGGATCTCTGTATGTGTACGTAGGGTACATGAGAGCACCAGCATCATCAGAGTGGGACAAGCCAAGGGAGTGGCCAAACTCATGGGCAGCCACCATGAAGAGGACGTAGCCtacagcagaaaacacacatacaggttAGCCTTACAAGATAATATCATGTCAAAATTGACAGTAGTTACATAAATAACAAACTGACCTCTGTTTGAACGGTAAGTGAAGGTCTCATCCTCGTCAAAATGAGCATCTCCACCAATGCCAGGGGATGGAGCAAAGGCATGGGCAAGAGTACCACCAGGGCCATCAAAGGGGTAATAATCACTGTGTGCTGGTAACAAGAACATACTCAGGTCAGAACCCAAGTGCTTGTGCattcaaatgtactttatattgtCCTGCAAtactatatttttttgtaaagcaaCAAATCAACATTGAGAAACCATTTTAAATCTATTGTACCTCACAACACCAATGTGTGTAAGTTAGGGGTATTCGTGAGATGTCACAACCACAAACCTGAGCCAAGATAAACACCCTAAGCCCTTACAAAATAGTAAAGAATGTCTGAGATGTGTGCAAGCCCTGGCATGCCAGTGGAATGatgttgtttctttgttttgttgatgtACATTATGTAACTGTTCTGAGACCATtgacaataattaaatattaataataataataataacaataataataataataataataataataataataataataatataattaacataaaaattttgttatgttgtttttaaaacatttttaactgaTGGTATTTCTGCATTTAACTTACAGTAAGTGAAGTGAACCTTTTCCACTTCTGGAAGTTATTCTTTACTCACATTGCCGGCCAAAGGAGATCATGATGTCAGCAGTGCCACTGTTGATTCTACTGAATCTCAGAGGAGTGACTTTGGCCCAAACCTGCAGCGCTCTCTCTATAGAATCATCTACCTCTGCCACAGACATGTCTGGAGTGTAGTTCTCTATCCTGAGGGACAGAAAAAATGTCGTTTTAATTAGCTAGACTTtctaaaaaaaactatttcccACAAGTTAAATCTTTAGATCAGTCACCTGTAGGTAAGGCTGTTTTTCTGCCACTTGAAATAACGTCCAAACGTGGAGAAACGGGCAAGTTTTCCGTCCGGAACACCACAGCGAGGCTTCTTCATCATTGCCATGGTGTCACCATCCAGCATCCCAGTGATCTGGAGGCCAAAGAATCTCTGCATCTCACTCAGCTTCCTGCTCACTGGACTGACCCCCCGCCTGGTAGAAGGACCGGTCTCCTCTGTTAGGTTGAAGAATTTCTTCAGGTAGCTCTGTAAAAGAAGATGCAAAGGTATTGGTCTACAGAATTTTTGGAATCTTtccaaaatgcaaaaatgtaacaCATCAAGTAGAAAAATTAATACCCGACTACATACCTCTGCAAAATGTTCATCATTAACATTGATTTGTGAAACAGGCCCACAGTA
This Eleginops maclovinus isolate JMC-PN-2008 ecotype Puerto Natales chromosome 11, JC_Emac_rtc_rv5, whole genome shotgun sequence DNA region includes the following protein-coding sequences:
- the LOC134871929 gene encoding collagenase 3-like, whose protein sequence is MSLSYSLSIILSLALTVYCGPVSQINVNDEHFAESYLKKFFNLTEETGPSTRRGVSPVSRKLSEMQRFFGLQITGMLDGDTMAMMKKPRCGVPDGKLARFSTFGRYFKWQKNSLTYRIENYTPDMSVAEVDDSIERALQVWAKVTPLRFSRINSGTADIMISFGRQSHSDYYPFDGPGGTLAHAFAPSPGIGGDAHFDEDETFTYRSNRGYVLFMVAAHEFGHSLGLSHSDDAGALMYPTYTYRDPERFVLPRDDVNGIQSIYGPNTDKDPSVEEPLPPTTPDACDSTMVLDAVTTLRGEMLFFKDSFFWRSYPQSSTPQQSLITNFWPDAPSKVNAAYESRHSDKVFLFKGHKVWAFSGYDLVRGYPKRLTTFGFPRRVRKIDAALYDAESGKTLFFVGSTYYSYNEARKTMDHGFPKRVDQTFSGLNGKVTAAVQYRGFTYIYNGPYIFEYRSRTLNRVLRNNFFLACSYF